Proteins co-encoded in one Apteryx mantelli isolate bAptMan1 chromosome 4, bAptMan1.hap1, whole genome shotgun sequence genomic window:
- the SLC10A1 gene encoding hepatic sodium/bile acid cotransporter, translating into MEEGTSKLFSRMNKTKGAFESPELWSPGHTQSTSLTSTAPPFAFGQQATDKALNAILIVVLFIVMVSLGCTMEITKITTHLRKPKGVAIAVMAQYGVMPLTAFILGKLFQLGTIESLAILICGCCPGGNLSNIFSLALKGDMNLSIVMTTCSTVLAIGLMPLLLYLYLGGLYEGDLEGKVPYKGIIVSLVLMLIPCAIGIILNEKKTEYTGFVIKTGMAVLLLSSVAIIILSVINVGSSITATFSPALLGSSALMPFIGFLLGYVLSAVFRLNDRCRRTVCMETGCQNVQLCSTILKVTFAPEIIGPLYFFPLLYLMFQLGEGLLLILVFRIHDRITKPNGKCTFVPVFPKFSIPNHIYL; encoded by the exons ATGGAAGAAGGGACCTCTAAACTCTTCAGCAGAATGAATAAGACCAAGGGAGCCTTTGAGAGCCCGGAGCTTTGGAGCCCAGGTCATACACAGAGCACCTCCTTGACCAGCACTGCACCACCATTTGCATTTGGCCAGCAGGCCACAGACAAAGCCCTGAATGCGATCCTTATTGTGGTCCTCTTCATCGTCATGGTATCTTTGGGGTGCACAATGGAGATAACCAAGATCACAACTCACCTCAGGAAACCCAAAGGGGTAGCAATTGCTGTAATGGCTCAGTACGGTGTAATGCCTTTGACAGCATTTATTTTGGGCAAGCTCTTCCAGCTAGGTACTATAGAATCCCTGGCCATCCTCATCTGTGGCTGCTGTCCAGGTGGAAACCTCTCAAACATCTTTAGCCTAGCACTGAAAGGAGATATGAACCTCAG caTTGTAATGACCACATGCTCAACAGTCCTGGCAATTGGACTAATGCCGCTGCTTCTGTACCTTTATTTGGGAGGACTATATGAGGGTGATCTGGAGGGCAAGGTGCCATACAAAGGAATAATCGTCTCCCTGGTCCTTATGCTAATTCCCTGTGCCATTGGCATCATCTtgaatgagaagaaaacagagtaCACTGGCTTCGTCATCAAG ACAGGGATGGCTGTGCTTCTACTATCATCTGTTGCAATAATCATTCTGTCTGTCATCAATGTTGGAAGCAGTATCACGGCCACCTTCTCACCAGCACtcctgggatcttctgccttgaTGCCTTTTATTGGATTCCTGCTGGGCTATGTTCTCTCTGCAGTCTTCAGGCTTAATGATCG ATGCAGACGGACAGTGTGCATGGAAACTGGCTGCCAGAACGTACAACTTTGCTCTACTATACTCAAGGTCACCTTTGCCCCAGAAATCATTGGTCCCCTGTACTTCTTCCCACTTCTCTACTTGATGTTCCAGCTTGGAGAGGGTCTTCTGCTCATCCTGGTCTTCAGGATCCATGATAGAATAACAAAACCAAATGGCAAGTGCACTTTTGTTCCTGTATTTCCCAAGTTTTCCATTCCCAACCATATATACTTATAA